The window TTTACTGCCTTTGTCGGCTCTTCTGCAGTAACTTCTAACTCTAGCTGCGAGTTATTCTCAACTTTCACTGGGGTATCTTCTGCAGTCTCAACAACGGCTGCTGTATCTGGTTGTTTAACCGGTGCTTCATTATCATCGGATAAATCCAGAGATGTTTGCACGGCATCTTCGCCCTCCGCTACGGACGGATAACGGGCGACAACTGCATCATCAACAACGTTTTCTGTCACTTTAGATTTCGCTTCAGCGTCTGCTTCAACGGAATTCTCAGTTTCAGCTGTTTGCTCTTTATCCTTGCGACGACGTTGACCGTGAGAGCGTAAATGTCTCGGTGAACGACGTGTACGGTTTTTACCTTCTTTATCACGCTTACCTTCAGTTTCGATTGGCTCCGCTTCGGTAACAACATTCTCTTCGGTAGTATTTGTTAATGCCGCTTCATCGGTCGTCGGCTTCTTAGAGCGAGGCTTGCGATTACCACGAACTGTTTTTTCTTTAGCCGGTTTTGACTCTTGCTTTTGCTCTTCCTGAGCTACTTGTGACTGCTCGATCTTGTTGTCGTTGATTCGCACTTTCTTACGAGTATTACGACGTTGACGACGCTCAGCAATTTTCTCTTCCTTAACTACCTTTTCCTGTTTTTCAGCAGGACGTTTGGCTGGTTTCTTGGCGTTACGGTTTGGCGATTTATTTTGCTCTTTATCCGCAACCTTATTGTCTTTGCTTGTATCACGATTTGTATCGCGCTTGTCCTGATTACGGTTACGGCGCTGTTGCTGACGTGGCTTGCGTTGTCGGCGATCACGCTGATCCTGACCAGAACCTTTACGATGCTGTTGCTTACCTTTTGGCTTCGGCTTTTCTTCGCTACCAAACAAGGAAGCGAAGAATGCTGCAATCGCTGCGAAAATGCCAGTAGATCGTTGTGGCTTCTTGTCTTCAACCACTTTTTTCTGCGTGGGCGCAGCTTTCGGTGCCGTCATGCCTTGGAGAACAGGTTCGTCACGTTTTACCGCATCTTTCTGGAACTTCGGCATTACTGCTTCTTCAGCAACAGGCTCAGCGACTTTCATTTCATAACTGGCCTCAAAAGTAGTTTCATCATCACGAACACGAATAACCTCATACTGTGGGGTATCCATGTTTTGATTCGGAAGAATCAACACTTTTACGTTATGACGCTTTTCAATATGGCCTACGGCATTACGCTTTTCGTTTAGCAGGTAGGTACCAACAGGTACTGGTACCTGGGCATGAACCTGACTGGTTTTATCCTTGATTGCTTCCTCTTCCATCAAACGCAATACCGACAATGCCAGTGACTCAACGCCACGAACATGGCCGGTACCGTTACAACGAGGGCAGGTGCCCTGGCTGGTTTCACCAATGGACGGACGAAGACGCTGACGTGACATCTCCAGAAGACCAAAGCGGGAGATACGGCTTAACTGGATGCGCGCACGGTCGGAACGAACAGCTTCACGCATGCGGTTTTCTACTTCGCGCTGGTGGCGAACTGGCGTCATGTCGATAAAGTCAATAACCACAAGACCACCAAGGTCTCGCAGGCGAAGCTGGCGGGCAATTTCTTCAGCTGCTTCCAGGTTGGTGTTAAATGCCGTCTCTTCGATATCGCTACCCTTAGTTGCACGGGCAGAGTTGATATCGATTGACGTCAATGCTTCCGTTGGGTCGATAACGATTGAACCACCAGAAGGTAAGCGGACTTCACGTTGGAAAGCAGATTCGATTTGCGACTCAATTTGATAATGAGTAAACAGTGGTACGTCGCCTTTGTAGAGTTTTACCTTGTTGATAAAATCCGGACGAACCAATTGAATATGTTCTTTGATGTTGTCATAAGTTTTCGGACGATCGATAACGATCTCACCAATGTCGCGGCGCAGGTAATCGCGGATAGCGCGTAAAATGACATTACTTTCCTGGTGAATTAAAAACGGCGCAGGTTTTGAACTTGCCACGTTTTCGATAGAGCGCCAGTAGTGCAACAAGACATTTAAATCGTGAGCAAGCTCTTCATAATCTTTGCCAACACCTGCGGTGCGAACAATTAAACCCATGCCTTTGGGCAGGTCTAGTTTGCTTAATGATTCTTTTAATTCGGTGCGCTCATCACCTTCGATACGACGGGAAATACCGCCTGCACGAGGGTTGTTTGGCATCAACACCAGGTAGCTTCCGGCAAGACTGATAAAGGTAGTTAACGCAGCGCCTTTCTGGCCTCGTTCTTCTTTATCGATTTGTACAATTACTTCTTGTCCTTCACTTAAAACATCTTTGATATTTGGACGGCCCTGGAAACTATATCCTTGTGGAAAATAGCTTTTGGCAATCTCTTTCATGGGAAGGAAACCGTGGCGCTCGGCACCATAATCGACAAATGCGGCTTCTAGGGAGGGTTCTACTCGGGTAATTTTACCCTTATAAATGTTGGCTTTTTTTTGTTCGTGGCCAGGACTTTCGATATCAAGATCATAAAGGCTTTGGCCGTCAACGAGTGCTACTCGCAGTTCTTCTGACTGAGTAGCATTAATTAACATGCGTTTCATTGATTGTGTGACTCTATTTTTTGTCACAACACATGCGAGAGTGCAGGCAATCGTTGCACAATTATAGTTGTGCAAACAGAGGGTTGTCAGCCTCACGGATGTCAACGCCAGTTATTCTGGGTCTGTTATCTATCTGATTGTTTTTTTCTTACTTTGTTGCAAACAAATACAGCAATTTGGCAACAAGGTTTTTTAACTATTCACACTCAAAGCAGTGTTGTGCTTATCTTCAGTTTTGCTCATTAATGCTGGATTCAATGTTTATGCTACGACCTTTGATAAGTTACACACATCAGAGTCAGCAAGGGGCAATGCTATCCATGTATCGGGCAAGCCGAAATTAGGGCCTGCAATAAGTTGTACAAGGACGTTGCCGCATCGAACCTCTTACAATTCATAAAGAGCTTCGTTTTCTTCAGGTTATTGGAAAAATCATCAATAACCGATTCATTATCCCACTAAAGTGTAGATTAAGGCAACAATAAAGGCTCGATAAATTGACTTTAATTATTCCTAATTGGAAATAATACCAATCACACTAAGTTAGTGCACAACTGCGAGTTAGGGCAGAGGTTCATTTACAACATAGATTTTATTGATATAGTCATTCTATATTAATGAATGGTATAAACTACTGAGATTGCGGAGCATAATCTAAGTTCCTGTGTTAGAATCGAGCTCAGATAAGCATTGTCATTAAATCTGTGTGAAAAGTTAGTGAGTAACCATTCTTCGGCGACAAACGAGCAATCGTCAAGCGCATCAAAACCTAAAGTTCAGTACCACGAAATCGATGAAGCCAGTGATGGTCAACGCATTGATAATTTCCTGTTAAAAACCTTGAAAGGGGTGCCAAAGAGCATGATCTACCGCTTGCTGCGCAAGGGGGAGATTCGCGTCAATAAGAAACGTATCAAGCCTGAGTATCGATTACAGCTCGAAGATGTGGTTCGCATCGCACCGATTCGCATGCCTGACAATCCTGAAAAAGTATCACCGCAGTTAAACAAAGTTGCGTCCCTGGAAAAGCAAATCCTCTTTGAGGACGATTGTCTGATTGTGATTAACAAACCATCGGGGATGGCGGTTCATGGTGGCAGTGGATTGAGCTTCGGCCTGATAGAAGCACTTCGTGCCTTAAGACCAAAAGCGAAAATGCTCGAGCTGGTGCATCGACTTGACCGGGATACTTCAGGTTGTCTGGTGGTCGCTAAGAAGCGGTCGGCGTTGAGGAATCTGCATGAGCAACTGCGCCATAAAAAAGTGCAGAAGTTTTACCATGCGCTGGTGAAGGGGCACTGGTCAGCAAAGTTGACGCGCGTTACCGAAGGCCTGAAAAAGAATGAACTTAAATCCGGCGAACGTGTGGTAGTGGTTGATAACCTGCAAGGCAAAGAGTCAGAAACTCGTTATAAAGTATTGACCCATTATATCGGCGCGACATTAGTACGGGCATTTCCGGTGACTGGCAGAACTCATCAGATCCGAGTTCACTGCCAGTGTAAAGGTCATCCAATTGCCTGTGATAACAAATACGGCGCTGAAGATTTTACTGCCGATATGCAAGGGAAAGGATTAAAGCGATTATTTTTGCACGCTGCCAGCATTGAGTTTAATCATCCGAAAGACGACAAACGGGTTAAGTTTGAAGCGCCATATGATCCACAATTGGCAAATGTGCTGAAAAAAATGGAAGTGAAGACGTTTTAATAACGATTCCTATTTACAGAAATTAGATGCCCGTTGATAACGGGCACCCGCGAGCTTGATTAAGGCTGAGATGCCAGGACATCAATGCCCTGATTAGCGAGTAATTTTGTTAACCTGATCAGCGGCAAGCCGATTAACGTGTTCGGGTCGTCCCCCTGCAAACGTTCAAACAGACAGACCCCTAAACCTTCACTTTTAAAACTACCGGCACAATTTAACGGTTGTTCTGCCTCTACATAAGAACTTACCTGTTGTAACGTCAGCTCTCTGAAATAAACGGAAAACGGCTCAACGATAACTTCGTAGTTTTTCGATGCACTATCATAAAGGCACAAGGAGGTAAGAAAGGTGACATGATCACCGCTAAACCTCATCAACTGCGCAATCGCATTTTTTTCATTTCCCGGTTTACCTAATATATCGCCCTGATGCACAGCAACCTGATCGGAGCCAATAATCAAAGCATCAGGATGATTGTCGGCAACTTTCCTGGCTTTGCTTACGGCCAGGCGTTCGACTAACTGTTCAGGGGTTTCACCTGCCAGTGGCGCTTCATCAATATTTGGTTTGTCACAAATAAAGGGAAGGTTTAGCTTTTCTAAGATGGCTTTACGAAAGACCGACGTAGAGCTTAAAACAAGAGTTCTCATAACGTTAAGGCGTGATTAATGGAGACAATAGGGCAATTTTACCTGACCTGAATGACAAGAGAAAGTTGCTCAAGCAAATAGCCTGACATTCTAAAGTGAAAGTGCTTATAAGCGCCTTTGAGTTATAACAAATAGTAGCAATGTGTTAAAATGTGTCATTAATTAAGCGAATGCACTTGTTATGCTTAATTTTCTTTTGACACAAGGGCCATCAGCCTTTATCATGCGCGCCTTATGCAGAACCTTAAACTTCCGATAACCATAGACCCATATAAAAGTGCGCAACGTCGCCTGGTATGTGAAGGCTTTTTTGAGTTATCCGGATTAGAACGATTGCACGTCGTGACAGTAGGTCAGGGTGAGCAGGTAAATGTAAAGGTCACCTTTGATGTGGATGAACAGGGCCTGATTGTTATATCAGGAACCGGCGAAGCATCAGTGTCTTTAACATGTCAGCGTTGTAATGAAGAATTTTCACAGGAATTGAAGGTTGAATTCTGTTATTCTCCTGTGAAGAACGAAGAAGCTGCTGGTCAGTTACCTTCGTATTATGACGCCGTAGAATTAGATGAAAATGGTGAAGTGAATTTACGCGATTTAGTGGAAGATGAGTTAATCCTTGCGATTCCGCTAATCCCGAAACATGAACTCGAAGATTGCTCGGCAGATGCCGACAGTACTTGGGGGAAGTTACCGGATACGCTTGAGAAACCGAATCCATTTGATGTATTGAAACAACTCAAGTAACTTGTGATTTTAGGAGTAAAGTAATGGCCGTACAGAAAAGTAAAAAGTCTCGTTCAAGACGTGGCATGCGCCGTTCACACGATGCGTTAACTGCAGAAAACTTATCAGTAGATAGCGTTTCTGGTGAAACTCATCGTCGTCACCACGTAACAGCCGATGGCTATTACAAAGGTGTCAAAGTTATCGCTAAATAAGCGAGAACACTTTGGTGAGTCTAACGGTAGCGTTAGATGTTATGGGGGGCGATAATGGCCCCCTTATAACTTTGCCTGCGGCAAAAATGGCAATCGAAACATTGCCCGACCTTCATCTCGTTCTCTGCGGTGATGAAGAGATTATCCAATCCCATCTCAAAAAACTTCATATTTCCGATCATCCCCGACTTTCCGTTGTCCATGCCTCCGAAACCATAAACATGGATGAAAAGCCAGCCTTAGCTCTGCGTTGTAAGAAAGATTCTTCAATGCGTAAAGCGCTAAACTTGGTTCGTGATGACGATGCTCAGGCTTGCGTGAGTGCAGGCAATACCGGTGCGCTTCTGGCAATTGCTCATTTTGTCTTAAAAATGTTGCCTGGCGTAGAACGTCCGGCTTTGGTGTCACACCTGCCAATCAGTGACAGCGATTCTCATGTTTTTATGCTCGATTTGGGCGCTAATGTCTTTTGTAATTCTGATACCTTATTTCAATTTGCCTTAATGGGTTCCGTCATGGCCGAGCAGGTCGATGGCATTAAAGAGCCAAAAGTGGCGCTGTTAAATATGGGCGAAGAAGACATTAAAGGTAGCGATCATATCAAGCAGACAGCAACCCTTTTACAGGCCAGCGACTACATAAATTATGTGGGTTTTATCGAAGGTAATGACATCTTCACTGGAAAAGCCGATGTGATCGTTTGTGACGGCTTCGTCGGCAATGTTGCGTTGAAAACCTGCGAAGGTGTTGCGAACATGGTCATCGACAAGGTCAAAAAAATCGTCAATGAAAGTCCTTTTACCCGTTTTCTGGGTGTTTTGTTAAATCCAACCTTAAAAAAAATCCTAAAACGACTGAACCCCGACCAGTATAACGGTGCAAGTCTGTTAGGATTACGTGGCATTGTGGTTAAGAGCCATGGTAATGCCAATAGTATTGCTTTCTATAATGCGATTTTAGAGGCAGTCAAAGAAGTAGAAAGGCAAGTTCCTGAGAAAATTAAAAATAAAGTTGAACTGGGATTAATCAAAAGGTCTTAACAAAACTTATGTATTCAAAAATTATTGGGACGGGAAGTTATTTTCCGGAGCAAGTGCGCACCAATGCGGATTTGGAAAAAATGGTCGATACGACCGATCAATGGATCACTGAACGCACCGGTATTAAAGAGCGCCGTATCGCCAATGAGCAAGAAAATGTTGCCTATATGGGGGCGGAAGCAGCCAAGCAGGCGCTAGATATGGCTGGCCTCGATGTAAAAGACATCGATATGATCGTAATGGGAACCACCAGTTCTCACGTCGATCTACCAAGCGCCGCATGCCATGTTCAAAAATACCTGGATGTGCCTAATATCCCTGCGTTTGACGTCGCAGCGGCCTGTTCTGGTTTTATTTACAGTCTGAGTGTTGCTGATCAATTTATCAAATCAGGCATGTCCAAACGGGTTTTAGTCATAGGTTCCGATGCATTATCTCACATGTGTGATCCCGATGACCGTGGCACCATCATCTTGTTTGGCGACGCCGCTGGCGCTGTTATTCTTGAAGCCAGTGAAGAGCAAGGCGTTATCTCTACGCATCTGCACGCCGACGGAGAATATGGTGCATTGCTTGGTGCCGATTCGCCAAAACGCGGCGATCTGCTAACCGAAGAAAAAGCGTATATCTACATGAAAGGCAATGAAGTATTCAAATTTGCCGTAACTCGCCTAAGTGAAATTGTGACAGAAACACTAGCTCACAATAATATGGAAAAATCGGATATTGATTGGTTAGTACCGCATCAGGCAAACTTACGAATCATTTCTGCTGCTGCGAAAAAACTATCCATGTCGATGGATCAAGTTGTTGTTACCCTGCACAAGCACGGTAATACGTCTGCAGCAACCATTCCTACCGCTCTCGATGAAGCCGTACGTGACGGCCGCATCAAACGCGGACAAATCATTCTAATGGAGGCCTTCGGTAGCGGATTTACCTGGGGCTCAGCTTTGGTACGTTTTTAAAGAGAATTATTATGCAAACGAATTTAGCATTTGTGTTCCCGGGACAGGGCTCACAGTCAATTGGTATGCTGGCAGACTTTGCCGACAACGAAACGGTTCAGAATACTTTTGCCGAAGCTTCTGAAGCATTAGGTTATGACCTTTGGAAACTTATTCAGGAAGGTCCGGCTGAAAAATTAAATCAAACGCAAATTACTCAACCTGCATTGTTAACATCCAGTGTTGCGATGTGGCGCGTGTGGCAGGAAAAGGGTGGTGACACTCCTGCCGTATTGGCTGGTCATAGCTTAGGTGAATATTCTGCATTAGTTTGTTCCGGCGTATTGACCTTATCTGTTGCGGTGAAATTGGTTGAAAGCCGTGGTAATTATATGCAACAGGCCGTACCAACAGGTACTGGTGCGATGTTCGCCATTATCGGTCTTGCGGATGATGCGATTGAGCAGGCTTGTGAACAAGCAGCACAAGGTCAGGTTGTATCACCGGTTAACTTCAATTCGCCTGGTCAGGTGGTAATTGCCGGTAATAAAGAAGCGGTTGAGCGCGCTGGTGAGCTTTGTAAAGAAGCAGGCGCAAAACGAGCCCTACCGTTGCCGGTAAGTGTGCCATCACATTGTGCGTTGATGAGCAGTGCTGCAGAAAAACTTGCTGAAGATTTAAAGGCAATTACCTTTAATGCACCGCAAATTCCAGTAATCAATAATGTCGATGTAGAAGCCTACAGCGACGGTGAAAAAATCAAAGATGCGCTGATCCGTCAGTTATACAGCCCGGTTCGTTGGACCGAGACAGTTAATAAGATGGCAGAGCAAGGCGTTGAGTCCTTAGTTGAAGCAGGACCTGGTAAAGTATTACAGGGCCTGACTAAGCGTATAAACAAATCATTATCTTGTGCCTCGATTAATACTAGCGGTAGTATTGATGCCGCACTTGAGAAATAAGGAAGTATTATGTCTGGATTATTTAATTTAAATGACAAAGTGGCACTGGTTACCGGTGCCAGCCGAGGTATTGGTAAAGCAATCGCACAACAACTAGCAGCTGCAGGCGCAACGGTTATTGGTACCGCCACCTCTGAGTCTGGTGCCAGCGCGATCAGCGATTATCTTGGTGATAACGGCAAAGGTTTCGCGTTAAATGTAACCTCCCAAGAATCCGTTGATGCGTTATTTGCTGCGATCAAAGAGCAGTTTGGCGGTGTCGATATTTTGGTAAACAATGCGGGTATCACTCGTGATAACCTGATGATGCGCATGAAAGATGAAGAATGGGATGACATTATCAATACCAACCTTTCTTCTTTATATAAACTAAGCAAAGCGGTAATGCGTCCAATGATGAAAAACCGTTCTGGTCGGATTATTAGCATTGGTTCTGTTGTTGGTTCTATGGGTAATGCTGGTCAGGTTAACTACGCAACAGCAAAAGCCGGCCTGCTAGGTTTCACTAAGTCATTGGCCAAAGAAGTCGCTTCTCGCGGCATCACCGTTAATGCGGTAGCACCAGGCTTTATCGACACCGATATGACCCAGACGTTAAGTGATGAACAAAAACAAGCCATTTTCTCTCAAGTTCCTGCAAATCGCTTAGGGCGACCAGAAGAAATTGCTAGCACCGTGGTATTTTTGGCTTCTGATGCTGCTGCTTACATTAACGGTGAAACCATTCATGTAAACGGCGGTATGTATATGGCTTAATCGCTTAAGCGATTAAGTTGACGTCAATTTTCTTCAGGTTTTTAGTTTAACCTGTTGATTGTATAGATTTAATTTCAAGGCTTCAGGTCTTTGAGCTTAAACCGGGCGGAGCCTGAAAGGCTTCTCCTTAAACCGCTACTGAGATACGTGGCCGTGAAAAAAATTCACTTGCAAAACGCGTATCTTTAAGCGATAAATATTTGATTAGCCATGAGGTTTGACCAGCTGTAATTTACCGATAAATACTTGCATGGTTAACTCTTGGGGAATAAACTACAGGCAATTTTTATAATTGCTAATTTTAGTAAAGGAAAAAAAATGAGTACTATCGAAGAACGCGTTAAGAAGATTATTGTTGAGCAATTAGGTGTTAAAGAAGAAGAAGCAAAAAATGAAGCATCTTTTGTCGATGATTTAGGTGCAGATTCTTTAGATACCGTTGAGCTAGTTATGGCTCTGGAAGAGGAATTCGACACTGAGATTCCTGACGAAGAAGCGGAAAAAATTACTACTGTTCAAGCTGCAATCGATTACGTTACAGCAAACAGCTAATCAGCATTGATTCGAAACAGGCGGTTTTTACCGCCTTTTTTGTTTTTATTCATTTCAAACGGAGATTGGATTCGTTATGCGCCGAGTTGTGGTAACCGGACTGGGTTTATTAAGTCCGTTGGCAAACGACCCTGAATCTACCTGGCAGAAGCTGATGTCAGGTACCAGTGGTATTGGCCCAATTGAACATTTTGATGTAAGCACTTTTCCTACCAAGTTTGCTGGCTTGATCAAAGACTTTGATGCAGAGTCCTTTGGCATTGCCAAAAAAGAAACCCGTAAAATGGATTTGTTTATCCAATACGGAATTGCAGCCGGTAATCAGGCATTAGCCGATTCAGGTCTGGAAATTAACGACGAAAATTCCCCTCGGGTCGGTGTCGCCGTTGGTTCTGGTATTGGCGGATTAGGCTTAATCGAAGAAAACCACGAAAAAGTATTAAATAGTGGCATCAGAAAACTATCACCATTTTTCTGTCCGGCAACGATTTTGAATATGATCTCAGGCCACCTATCCATCATGCATGGATTAAAGGGACCAAACATTTCCATTGTTACTGCCTGTACTACTGGTGTCCATAATATCGGTCATGCGGCGCGTATGATTGCTTATGGCGATGCAGACGCGATGCTAGCGGGCGGAGCGGAGAAAGCTTCTACGGTTTTAGGTATCGGCGGTTTTACCGCAGCTCGTGCCTTGTCAACTCGTAATGAAGCACCTCAGCAGGCTTCTCGGCCCTGGGATAAAGACCGTGACGGTTTTGTTCTTAGTGATGGCGCGGGCGTTATCATGCTGGAAGAGTATGAGCATGCGAAAGCCCGTGGAGCGAAAATTTATGCAGAACTTGCAGGCTTTGGTATGAGTGGCGATGCATTCCACATTACTTCACCACCTGCAGATGGTAGTGGCGGTGCCGCAGCCATGAGTAATGCATTACGCGATGCGAAAGTAAATCCGGAACAAGTGGGTTACATTAATGCCCATGGTACATCGACACCTGCTGGTGATATTGCCGAAACCAATGGTATGAAATCGGTGTTTGGTGATCATGCTTATAAGATGGCAGTATCATCTACCAAGTCAATGACAGGTCATATGCTGGGTGCCGCCGGTGCCGCTGAAGCCATATTTACCATTCAGTCATTGGCCAACCAGGCAATTGCACCAACCATTAATCTGGATAACCCTGGTGAAGGTTGTGATT is drawn from Thalassotalea sp. PS06 and contains these coding sequences:
- the rne gene encoding ribonuclease E, producing the protein MKRMLINATQSEELRVALVDGQSLYDLDIESPGHEQKKANIYKGKITRVEPSLEAAFVDYGAERHGFLPMKEIAKSYFPQGYSFQGRPNIKDVLSEGQEVIVQIDKEERGQKGAALTTFISLAGSYLVLMPNNPRAGGISRRIEGDERTELKESLSKLDLPKGMGLIVRTAGVGKDYEELAHDLNVLLHYWRSIENVASSKPAPFLIHQESNVILRAIRDYLRRDIGEIVIDRPKTYDNIKEHIQLVRPDFINKVKLYKGDVPLFTHYQIESQIESAFQREVRLPSGGSIVIDPTEALTSIDINSARATKGSDIEETAFNTNLEAAEEIARQLRLRDLGGLVVIDFIDMTPVRHQREVENRMREAVRSDRARIQLSRISRFGLLEMSRQRLRPSIGETSQGTCPRCNGTGHVRGVESLALSVLRLMEEEAIKDKTSQVHAQVPVPVGTYLLNEKRNAVGHIEKRHNVKVLILPNQNMDTPQYEVIRVRDDETTFEASYEMKVAEPVAEEAVMPKFQKDAVKRDEPVLQGMTAPKAAPTQKKVVEDKKPQRSTGIFAAIAAFFASLFGSEEKPKPKGKQQHRKGSGQDQRDRRQRKPRQQQRRNRNQDKRDTNRDTSKDNKVADKEQNKSPNRNAKKPAKRPAEKQEKVVKEEKIAERRQRRNTRKKVRINDNKIEQSQVAQEEQKQESKPAKEKTVRGNRKPRSKKPTTDEAALTNTTEENVVTEAEPIETEGKRDKEGKNRTRRSPRHLRSHGQRRRKDKEQTAETENSVEADAEAKSKVTENVVDDAVVARYPSVAEGEDAVQTSLDLSDDNEAPVKQPDTAAVVETAEDTPVKVENNSQLELEVTAEEPTKAVNEPEVETVEGKANTLVSEDSAEEESKAVAKAEIVNEEPVVEETVVEETISPVPAADSAEEQTEEAIVADETSTEEPETEVEVAAGEGQSETVIEKPAIAAKLRQLSGKANAPMTKPEAIAVDTNIELPTSALQTNERADFIRSEKVAAQASATNHSSAGPTKP
- the rluC gene encoding 23S rRNA pseudouridine(955/2504/2580) synthase RluC, yielding MSNHSSATNEQSSSASKPKVQYHEIDEASDGQRIDNFLLKTLKGVPKSMIYRLLRKGEIRVNKKRIKPEYRLQLEDVVRIAPIRMPDNPEKVSPQLNKVASLEKQILFEDDCLIVINKPSGMAVHGGSGLSFGLIEALRALRPKAKMLELVHRLDRDTSGCLVVAKKRSALRNLHEQLRHKKVQKFYHALVKGHWSAKLTRVTEGLKKNELKSGERVVVVDNLQGKESETRYKVLTHYIGATLVRAFPVTGRTHQIRVHCQCKGHPIACDNKYGAEDFTADMQGKGLKRLFLHAASIEFNHPKDDKRVKFEAPYDPQLANVLKKMEVKTF
- a CDS encoding Maf family protein, with the protein product MRTLVLSSTSVFRKAILEKLNLPFICDKPNIDEAPLAGETPEQLVERLAVSKARKVADNHPDALIIGSDQVAVHQGDILGKPGNEKNAIAQLMRFSGDHVTFLTSLCLYDSASKNYEVIVEPFSVYFRELTLQQVSSYVEAEQPLNCAGSFKSEGLGVCLFERLQGDDPNTLIGLPLIRLTKLLANQGIDVLASQP
- the yceD gene encoding 23S rRNA accumulation protein YceD, with the translated sequence MQNLKLPITIDPYKSAQRRLVCEGFFELSGLERLHVVTVGQGEQVNVKVTFDVDEQGLIVISGTGEASVSLTCQRCNEEFSQELKVEFCYSPVKNEEAAGQLPSYYDAVELDENGEVNLRDLVEDELILAIPLIPKHELEDCSADADSTWGKLPDTLEKPNPFDVLKQLK
- the rpmF gene encoding 50S ribosomal protein L32 → MAVQKSKKSRSRRGMRRSHDALTAENLSVDSVSGETHRRHHVTADGYYKGVKVIAK
- the plsX gene encoding phosphate acyltransferase PlsX; the protein is MVSLTVALDVMGGDNGPLITLPAAKMAIETLPDLHLVLCGDEEIIQSHLKKLHISDHPRLSVVHASETINMDEKPALALRCKKDSSMRKALNLVRDDDAQACVSAGNTGALLAIAHFVLKMLPGVERPALVSHLPISDSDSHVFMLDLGANVFCNSDTLFQFALMGSVMAEQVDGIKEPKVALLNMGEEDIKGSDHIKQTATLLQASDYINYVGFIEGNDIFTGKADVIVCDGFVGNVALKTCEGVANMVIDKVKKIVNESPFTRFLGVLLNPTLKKILKRLNPDQYNGASLLGLRGIVVKSHGNANSIAFYNAILEAVKEVERQVPEKIKNKVELGLIKRS
- a CDS encoding beta-ketoacyl-ACP synthase III, producing the protein MYSKIIGTGSYFPEQVRTNADLEKMVDTTDQWITERTGIKERRIANEQENVAYMGAEAAKQALDMAGLDVKDIDMIVMGTTSSHVDLPSAACHVQKYLDVPNIPAFDVAAACSGFIYSLSVADQFIKSGMSKRVLVIGSDALSHMCDPDDRGTIILFGDAAGAVILEASEEQGVISTHLHADGEYGALLGADSPKRGDLLTEEKAYIYMKGNEVFKFAVTRLSEIVTETLAHNNMEKSDIDWLVPHQANLRIISAAAKKLSMSMDQVVVTLHKHGNTSAATIPTALDEAVRDGRIKRGQIILMEAFGSGFTWGSALVRF
- the fabD gene encoding ACP S-malonyltransferase, which translates into the protein MQTNLAFVFPGQGSQSIGMLADFADNETVQNTFAEASEALGYDLWKLIQEGPAEKLNQTQITQPALLTSSVAMWRVWQEKGGDTPAVLAGHSLGEYSALVCSGVLTLSVAVKLVESRGNYMQQAVPTGTGAMFAIIGLADDAIEQACEQAAQGQVVSPVNFNSPGQVVIAGNKEAVERAGELCKEAGAKRALPLPVSVPSHCALMSSAAEKLAEDLKAITFNAPQIPVINNVDVEAYSDGEKIKDALIRQLYSPVRWTETVNKMAEQGVESLVEAGPGKVLQGLTKRINKSLSCASINTSGSIDAALEK
- the fabG gene encoding 3-oxoacyl-ACP reductase FabG, with the protein product MSGLFNLNDKVALVTGASRGIGKAIAQQLAAAGATVIGTATSESGASAISDYLGDNGKGFALNVTSQESVDALFAAIKEQFGGVDILVNNAGITRDNLMMRMKDEEWDDIINTNLSSLYKLSKAVMRPMMKNRSGRIISIGSVVGSMGNAGQVNYATAKAGLLGFTKSLAKEVASRGITVNAVAPGFIDTDMTQTLSDEQKQAIFSQVPANRLGRPEEIASTVVFLASDAAAYINGETIHVNGGMYMA
- the acpP gene encoding acyl carrier protein; protein product: MSTIEERVKKIIVEQLGVKEEEAKNEASFVDDLGADSLDTVELVMALEEEFDTEIPDEEAEKITTVQAAIDYVTANS
- the fabF gene encoding beta-ketoacyl-ACP synthase II, translating into MRRVVVTGLGLLSPLANDPESTWQKLMSGTSGIGPIEHFDVSTFPTKFAGLIKDFDAESFGIAKKETRKMDLFIQYGIAAGNQALADSGLEINDENSPRVGVAVGSGIGGLGLIEENHEKVLNSGIRKLSPFFCPATILNMISGHLSIMHGLKGPNISIVTACTTGVHNIGHAARMIAYGDADAMLAGGAEKASTVLGIGGFTAARALSTRNEAPQQASRPWDKDRDGFVLSDGAGVIMLEEYEHAKARGAKIYAELAGFGMSGDAFHITSPPADGSGGAAAMSNALRDAKVNPEQVGYINAHGTSTPAGDIAETNGMKSVFGDHAYKMAVSSTKSMTGHMLGAAGAAEAIFTIQSLANQAIAPTINLDNPGEGCDLDYVPHQGRDANLEYALCNSFGFGGTNGSLLFKKV